A region of Streptomyces sp. NBC_01750 DNA encodes the following proteins:
- the pstS gene encoding phosphate ABC transporter substrate-binding protein PstS, which produces MQHRPTRRRHLLGAGVPAVAGAVLLSACGLGAADDARPTARETTSQIACAKRGQLPASGSTAQQNAMTHWMNEYQKACPGVQIRYVPVGSGAGVAQFLRGATVLGGTDSPLKPDEIEDSREVCPGGRAIDLPMVGGPIALGYNLSGVENLVLDAPTLAKIFDSEITRWNAPAIQRLNPGLRLPPTRISALHRSDGSGTTQNFNAYLSGAAPDEWPYPKEKTWRAKGGNSASGSDGVASQVASTDGAIGYFELSFAKSGKIPTVRLDTGAPEPVAVSAETASAGIAAGHVAGTGKDMTVKFDYKTKAAGAYPIVLVTYEIVCDKGTPADVLPALKSFLTHTAGAEGQKDLSRIHYAPLPEEVAGRVREIVRTLS; this is translated from the coding sequence CCTGCGGACTCGGCGCCGCGGACGACGCGCGGCCGACTGCCAGGGAGACGACAAGCCAGATCGCGTGCGCCAAGAGGGGACAGCTGCCCGCGTCCGGTTCCACCGCCCAGCAGAACGCGATGACGCACTGGATGAATGAGTACCAAAAGGCGTGCCCTGGGGTGCAGATCCGATACGTGCCCGTCGGGTCGGGCGCCGGTGTCGCCCAGTTTCTGCGCGGGGCGACGGTGCTCGGCGGGACCGACAGCCCGCTGAAGCCGGACGAGATCGAGGATTCCCGTGAGGTGTGCCCAGGGGGCAGAGCTATCGATCTGCCGATGGTCGGTGGTCCCATCGCTCTTGGCTACAACCTCTCAGGCGTGGAGAACCTGGTACTCGACGCCCCCACTCTCGCGAAGATCTTCGACTCGGAGATCACCCGGTGGAACGCTCCGGCCATCCAGCGCCTGAACCCCGGCCTGCGGCTGCCTCCAACCCGCATCAGCGCGCTGCACCGCTCCGACGGGTCGGGCACAACCCAGAACTTCAACGCCTACCTCTCCGGGGCCGCGCCGGACGAGTGGCCCTACCCCAAGGAGAAAACCTGGCGGGCCAAGGGAGGCAACTCCGCGTCAGGTTCCGACGGGGTGGCATCCCAGGTAGCAAGTACCGACGGTGCGATCGGCTACTTCGAGCTCTCCTTCGCCAAGTCCGGCAAAATCCCCACGGTCCGACTCGACACGGGTGCGCCCGAGCCTGTCGCCGTCTCCGCCGAGACCGCATCGGCCGGTATCGCCGCAGGCCATGTGGCCGGAACCGGCAAGGACATGACGGTGAAGTTCGACTACAAGACCAAGGCCGCCGGGGCCTACCCCATCGTCCTCGTCACGTACGAGATCGTCTGCGACAAGGGCACCCCCGCCGACGTCCTGCCCGCCCTCAAGTCCTTCCTGACCCATACCGCGGGCGCGGAGGGACAGAAGGACCTCTCCCGGATTCACTACGCCCCCCTGCCGGAAGAGGTGGCCGGCCGGGTCCGCGAAATCGTCCGCACTCTGTCCTGA
- a CDS encoding MIP/aquaporin family protein — MSATSAVGPETTVESPAAEPQPAPGATPPRTPLVARAAAELVGTAALVAVVVGSGIQATELSQDVGLQLLANSIATVFGLGVLIALLGPVSGAHFNPAVTLAEWWTARRGGAGVTAREAAVYVPTQIAGAIAGAVLADAMFGEPLVKWSTHDRSAGNLLLGEVVATAGLILLIFGLARTDRLRFAPVAVASYIGAAYWFTSSTSFANPAVTIGRAFTDTFAGIAPGSVPGFIGAQLAGAVVGLALVALIFMQGRAGSRQPAA; from the coding sequence TTGAGCGCCACGTCGGCCGTCGGTCCCGAGACCACGGTGGAGTCACCCGCTGCCGAGCCCCAGCCCGCGCCGGGCGCCACCCCGCCCCGCACGCCGCTGGTGGCCCGGGCCGCAGCCGAGCTGGTCGGCACCGCCGCGCTGGTCGCGGTGGTGGTCGGGTCCGGCATCCAGGCCACCGAGCTGAGCCAGGACGTCGGCCTCCAGCTGCTGGCCAACTCCATCGCCACCGTCTTCGGACTCGGTGTCCTGATCGCCCTTCTCGGTCCGGTGTCCGGCGCGCACTTCAACCCCGCGGTCACCCTCGCCGAGTGGTGGACCGCCCGCCGCGGCGGTGCCGGCGTCACCGCCCGCGAGGCGGCCGTGTACGTCCCCACCCAGATCGCGGGAGCGATCGCGGGCGCCGTACTGGCCGACGCGATGTTCGGCGAGCCGCTGGTGAAGTGGTCCACTCATGACCGCTCAGCCGGGAATCTGCTGCTCGGTGAGGTCGTGGCCACGGCGGGTCTGATCCTGCTGATCTTCGGCCTGGCCCGCACCGACCGCCTGCGCTTCGCGCCGGTCGCCGTCGCCTCCTACATCGGCGCCGCGTACTGGTTCACGTCATCCACCTCGTTCGCCAATCCGGCGGTGACGATCGGCCGCGCGTTCACCGACACGTTCGCGGGTATCGCGCCCGGCTCGGTCCCGGGCTTCATCGGCGCCCAACTGGCGGGTGCCGTGGTCGGACTGGCCCTGGTGGCGCTCATCTTCATGCAGGGGCGGGCCGGCTCCCGGCAGCCGGCGGCATGA
- a CDS encoding ArsR/SmtB family transcription factor, producing MMTSVDTDLMRVLADPLRLQIVTLLAHETLCTTHLVEETGAKQTNLSNHLKVLREAGVVETEPCGRFTYYKLRPEVIVQLAGQFSDLAETARATAEANLKRSCP from the coding sequence ATGATGACGTCAGTCGACACTGACCTGATGCGGGTGCTGGCCGACCCGCTCAGGCTCCAGATCGTGACCCTGCTCGCCCACGAGACGCTCTGCACCACGCACCTGGTCGAGGAGACCGGTGCCAAGCAGACCAACCTCTCCAACCACCTGAAGGTGCTGCGCGAGGCCGGTGTCGTCGAGACGGAGCCGTGCGGCCGCTTCACCTACTACAAGCTGCGGCCCGAGGTCATCGTCCAGCTCGCCGGTCAGTTCTCCGACCTGGCCGAGACCGCGCGTGCCACAGCCGAGGCGAACCTCAAGCGCTCCTGCCCCTGA
- a CDS encoding arsenate reductase ArsC encodes MSSTTPAASVLFVCVHNAGRSQMAAAWLTHLAGDRIEVRSAGSNPGDAVNPAAVEAMREVGIDISAETPKILTVDAVRESDVCITMGCGDTCPVFPGKRYLDWKLDDPAGQGVEAVRPIRDEIKKLVEGLIAEIDAETAK; translated from the coding sequence ATGTCCTCCACCACCCCCGCCGCGTCCGTGCTGTTCGTCTGCGTCCACAACGCCGGGCGTTCGCAGATGGCCGCCGCTTGGCTGACCCACCTGGCCGGGGACCGTATCGAGGTCCGCTCTGCGGGATCCAACCCCGGCGACGCCGTGAACCCGGCCGCGGTAGAGGCGATGCGCGAGGTCGGCATCGACATCTCCGCCGAGACCCCGAAGATCCTCACGGTCGACGCTGTCCGCGAGTCGGACGTCTGCATCACCATGGGCTGCGGCGACACGTGCCCGGTCTTCCCCGGCAAGCGGTACTTGGACTGGAAGCTGGACGACCCGGCCGGGCAGGGCGTCGAGGCCGTCCGCCCCATCCGCGATGAGATCAAGAAGCTCGTCGAGGGCCTGATCGCCGAGATCGACGCGGAGACCGCCAAGTGA
- a CDS encoding ArsR/SmtB family transcription factor, with translation MTVPASGQTCEEPTGACAPTLTAPLPGREQIERTARVLKAIADPTRLQLLHLIQTAPGGEACVCNLTEKLGLRQPTISHHLKTMAAAGLLSREKRGTWVWYTVDREGMEAVQDMLRSSVGALT, from the coding sequence ATGACCGTCCCTGCATCGGGCCAGACGTGCGAGGAGCCAACTGGGGCATGCGCGCCCACCTTGACCGCCCCCCTCCCGGGGCGGGAGCAGATCGAGCGCACCGCTCGCGTGCTGAAGGCGATCGCTGACCCCACCCGGCTGCAGCTACTGCACCTGATCCAGACCGCTCCCGGCGGTGAGGCCTGCGTCTGCAATCTGACGGAGAAGCTCGGGCTGCGGCAGCCCACCATCAGCCATCACCTCAAGACCATGGCCGCTGCGGGCCTCCTGTCGCGGGAGAAGCGCGGCACCTGGGTCTGGTACACGGTGGACCGCGAGGGGATGGAAGCGGTACAGGACATGCTGCGGTCATCGGTCGGCGCCCTGACCTGA
- a CDS encoding Pls/PosA family non-ribosomal peptide synthetase: MSSETTAGTDGAAVGTESLLVEVLGGVLRTERVPVDADFFTDLGADSLVMAQFCARVRKRDDLPTVSMKDIYQHSTVRSLAAAFTDSTFSPAQEDALSVGVVESPTDVPVAGTESLLVEVLGGVLRTERVRVDADFFTDLGADSLVMAQFCARVRKRDDLPTVSMKDIYEHSTIQSLAAAFADAPAAVQPTAPGRAPSQPSQPAPGRGDAPSEASGAPQSGPWRYVLCGTAQLLMFLVFSSLGATIAVLGYEWTLEGSGTAGVYLRAVLFSTALFFGVCALPIAAKWILVGRFTPRRFPVWSFAYLRFWCVKTLIRTSPVRLFTGSPLYVLYLRALGARIGKGVTILSRTVPVCTDLLSIGDGTVVRKDVLMSCYRAHDGWIEMGPVTLGADVTVSEQAVVDIGTSMGDDTQLGHASSLHSGQVVPVGESWHGTPAQSTTTDFRAVEPAACGPLRRAFYSLSQLLAMLLVYLPLTLAGVSLVFTVVPQLNAVFTLGPPAFTSPAFYLEALVASLVAFFGGILVGLLVVSTVPRLLSLAIKPGTVYPLYGFHHGIQRAITRLTNIRFFTTLFGDSSAIVHYLRCLGYDLCHIAQTGSNFGTLVKHDTPYLSTVGSGTMVADGLSIINADFSSSSFCCSPTSIGPGNFLGNRILYPSRGRTGDNCLLATKVMVPIDGPVREGVGLLGSPSFEIPRTVLRDTQFDHLAHGDELRRRLAVKNKHNALTASLHLLVRWFHFFVFALITMAAVELYQTIGVPAFVLAGLLTLVFTIVYFTLVERAVIRIRPVKPLYCSIYQADFWGHERFWKLTSHQYMQAFNGTPFKTMVWRLLGVRIGRRVFDDGCSITERTLVSIGDGCTLNAGTIIQCHSQEDGAFKSDHATIGAGVTLGVNALVHYGTTIGDQAQLAADSFLMKGEEVPSQARWGGNPAREGTSVARVL; this comes from the coding sequence ATGTCTTCCGAGACCACGGCGGGCACGGATGGTGCAGCGGTTGGCACCGAGAGCCTGCTGGTGGAGGTTCTGGGTGGTGTTCTGCGTACCGAGCGGGTGCCGGTGGACGCTGATTTCTTCACGGATCTGGGTGCTGATTCGCTGGTGATGGCTCAGTTCTGTGCGCGGGTGCGCAAGCGGGACGATCTGCCGACGGTGTCGATGAAGGACATCTACCAGCACTCGACGGTTCGGAGCCTGGCTGCTGCGTTCACGGACAGCACCTTCTCCCCGGCGCAGGAGGACGCACTGTCCGTTGGGGTGGTTGAGTCCCCGACGGATGTGCCAGTCGCCGGCACCGAGAGCCTGCTGGTGGAGGTTCTGGGTGGTGTTCTGCGTACCGAGCGGGTGCGGGTGGACGCTGATTTCTTCACGGATCTGGGTGCTGATTCGCTGGTGATGGCTCAGTTCTGTGCGCGGGTGCGCAAGCGGGACGATCTGCCGACGGTGTCGATGAAGGACATCTACGAGCATTCGACGATCCAGAGCCTGGCCGCCGCGTTCGCGGACGCTCCCGCCGCTGTCCAGCCCACGGCACCCGGGCGCGCGCCGTCACAGCCCTCCCAGCCGGCCCCGGGGCGTGGCGATGCCCCGTCCGAGGCATCGGGTGCGCCGCAGTCCGGCCCCTGGCGGTATGTGCTGTGCGGGACGGCCCAGCTGCTGATGTTCCTTGTTTTCTCCTCCCTCGGCGCCACGATTGCCGTCCTCGGTTACGAGTGGACCCTGGAAGGCTCGGGGACGGCCGGCGTCTACCTGCGGGCGGTGTTGTTCAGTACAGCGCTCTTCTTCGGCGTCTGCGCGCTGCCCATTGCGGCCAAGTGGATACTCGTCGGCCGTTTCACCCCGCGCCGGTTCCCCGTGTGGAGTTTCGCCTACCTGCGATTCTGGTGCGTCAAGACCCTCATCCGAACCAGCCCGGTGCGTCTGTTCACCGGTTCACCGCTGTACGTGCTCTACCTCAGGGCCCTCGGCGCACGCATCGGAAAGGGCGTCACCATCCTTTCCCGCACCGTCCCTGTCTGCACCGACCTCCTGTCCATCGGTGACGGCACGGTCGTCCGCAAGGACGTGCTGATGTCCTGCTACCGGGCGCACGACGGCTGGATCGAGATGGGCCCCGTCACCCTTGGCGCTGATGTGACTGTCAGCGAGCAGGCCGTCGTCGACATCGGGACGTCGATGGGCGACGACACCCAGCTGGGCCACGCCTCCTCCCTGCATTCCGGGCAGGTGGTGCCGGTCGGAGAGTCGTGGCACGGCACTCCGGCGCAGTCGACGACGACCGATTTCCGGGCTGTCGAGCCTGCCGCTTGCGGCCCCCTTCGCAGGGCTTTCTACAGCCTGTCGCAGCTGCTTGCCATGCTGCTGGTGTACCTGCCGCTGACGCTGGCGGGGGTGAGCCTTGTGTTCACCGTGGTGCCGCAGCTGAACGCGGTGTTCACCTTGGGGCCGCCGGCCTTCACCAGCCCCGCGTTCTACCTCGAGGCGCTCGTCGCTTCCCTGGTGGCCTTCTTCGGCGGCATATTGGTGGGCCTGCTGGTGGTGAGCACGGTGCCACGGTTGCTCAGCCTGGCGATCAAACCGGGCACGGTCTACCCGCTGTACGGCTTCCACCACGGCATCCAGCGGGCGATCACGCGGCTGACCAACATCAGATTCTTCACCACGCTCTTCGGCGACAGCTCCGCGATCGTGCACTACCTGCGGTGCCTCGGATACGACCTGTGCCACATCGCGCAGACCGGGTCGAACTTCGGCACGCTGGTCAAGCACGACACCCCTTACCTCAGCACGGTCGGGAGTGGAACGATGGTCGCCGACGGCTTGTCGATCATCAACGCCGACTTCTCCAGCTCGTCCTTTTGCTGCTCCCCGACCTCGATAGGGCCGGGCAACTTCCTCGGCAACCGCATCCTCTACCCTTCACGCGGCCGGACCGGCGACAACTGCCTGCTCGCGACGAAGGTCATGGTCCCCATCGACGGGCCGGTGCGCGAAGGCGTGGGACTGCTTGGCTCACCCAGCTTCGAGATCCCGCGCACGGTGCTGCGCGACACCCAGTTCGACCACCTGGCCCACGGTGATGAGCTGCGCCGCCGACTCGCTGTCAAGAACAAGCACAACGCGCTCACCGCGAGCCTGCACCTGCTGGTGCGATGGTTCCACTTCTTCGTATTCGCCCTCATCACCATGGCCGCCGTCGAGCTCTACCAGACCATCGGTGTGCCGGCCTTCGTGCTGGCCGGTCTGCTCACCCTGGTGTTCACCATCGTCTACTTCACGCTGGTCGAACGGGCCGTTATACGAATCCGCCCGGTGAAGCCGCTGTACTGCTCGATCTACCAGGCCGACTTCTGGGGGCACGAACGCTTCTGGAAGCTGACGTCGCACCAGTACATGCAGGCCTTCAACGGCACCCCGTTCAAGACCATGGTCTGGCGGCTGCTGGGCGTGCGGATCGGCCGCCGGGTCTTCGACGACGGCTGCTCGATCACCGAGCGGACCCTCGTCAGCATCGGGGACGGCTGCACCCTCAACGCCGGGACGATCATCCAATGCCACTCGCAGGAGGACGGCGCCTTCAAGTCCGACCACGCCACGATCGGCGCGGGCGTGACCCTCGGCGTGAACGCGTTGGTCCACTACGGCACCACGATCGGCGACCAGGCACAGCTGGCCGCCGACTCCTTCCTGATGAAGGGCGAGGAAGTTCCCTCTCAAGCGCGGTGGGGCGGAAACCCGGCCCGAGAAGGCACCTCCGTGGCCCGCGTTCTTTGA
- a CDS encoding D-cysteine desulfhydrase family protein — MTSDDRTPQRATLGTWPTPLEPMPRLAGALGLNPDDLSVKRDDLTGLGGGGNKIRKLEWICGAALADGATTLVTSGAPQSNHARLTAAAGARLGLDVVLVLAGSPGSSASGNLALNGLFGATVVWAGDVGGEALRSAAEQVAEQLRHRGAVPALIPFGGSSVLGARGYVECGRELLAQAPDLATVVVAVGSGGTMAGLVDVLGPARVLGVHCGAVGDPARTVSELASGLSGTHCAPEALRLRLDQVGDGYGALTERVMAAMTLAAHTEGIVLDPVYTGRAMAGLIAATEAGDIVPGQRTILLHSGGLPGLFGHPATLARAAAALTAGG, encoded by the coding sequence GTGACTTCCGACGACCGAACCCCGCAACGGGCCACGCTCGGCACGTGGCCGACCCCGCTCGAGCCCATGCCGCGGCTGGCCGGTGCACTCGGCCTCAACCCCGACGACCTGTCGGTCAAACGCGACGACCTCACCGGCCTGGGCGGCGGCGGCAACAAGATCCGCAAACTTGAGTGGATCTGCGGCGCCGCACTGGCCGACGGCGCGACGACCCTGGTGACCAGCGGTGCGCCGCAGAGCAACCACGCGCGGCTGACCGCCGCCGCCGGCGCCCGGCTGGGGCTCGACGTCGTACTCGTGCTCGCCGGCTCACCCGGGTCGTCGGCGTCCGGGAACCTCGCCCTCAACGGGCTCTTCGGTGCGACGGTTGTGTGGGCCGGTGACGTCGGAGGCGAGGCTCTCCGCTCCGCCGCCGAGCAGGTGGCGGAGCAGCTGCGACATCGCGGCGCTGTCCCGGCGCTCATCCCCTTCGGTGGTTCGAGCGTGCTCGGTGCGCGTGGGTATGTCGAATGCGGTCGCGAACTCCTCGCTCAGGCCCCTGACTTGGCGACTGTCGTCGTCGCGGTCGGCTCCGGTGGCACCATGGCAGGCCTGGTCGACGTGCTGGGTCCCGCGCGCGTCCTCGGCGTTCACTGCGGTGCCGTCGGCGACCCTGCCCGGACCGTGTCCGAACTGGCCTCCGGCCTGTCCGGCACGCACTGCGCGCCGGAGGCGCTCAGGCTCCGGCTCGACCAGGTCGGCGACGGTTACGGTGCTTTGACCGAGCGGGTCATGGCCGCCATGACGCTGGCCGCACACACCGAAGGCATCGTGCTCGACCCGGTCTACACCGGACGCGCGATGGCCGGCCTGATCGCCGCAACCGAAGCCGGCGACATCGTCCCAGGACAGCGCACGATCCTTCTGCACTCGGGCGGTCTTCCCGGGCTCTTCGGCCACCCGGCCACGCTCGCGCGGGCAGCAGCCGCGCTCACCGCCGGAGGTTAG
- a CDS encoding APC family permease, with translation MFNVTAVLKRLVIGRAMRSEELGGTLLPKRLALPIFASDPLSSVAYATQEILLVLTLGGLAYLHFTPWIAAAVVALMTVVVLSYRQVVYAYPSGGGSYEVASTNLGPSAGLVVAASLLVDYVMTVAVSVASGVDNVISAVPALVDYRVVMALVFVAVLTAMNLRGVRESGQAFATPTYLFIGGVLIMVGTGLFRYLLGDAPVAESAAYGIKPQPGDASLTGLALTMLVLRAFSSGCTALTGVEAISNGVPAFRKPKSKNAAATLAAMGIIAITMFVGVTTLAIVAKVHITDDACRLTGLTGDCSSYTQRTVIAQLAAAVFGGENSVGFYFLQAATALVLILAANTAFNGFPLLASILAQHRYLPRQLHNRGDRLAFSNGILALAVVAGVLLWAYKANVTSLIHLYILGVFTSFTLSQTGMVRHWNRELRTEIDPVLRRRHHVARVINATGAVTTFLVLVIVLATKFTQGAWLAVLAAIVLWVMMRGIRRHYDAVAAEMAVTDPRSEMMPPSRVLAIVLVSTIHKPTLRALAYARAFRPDHLEALTVAVDRDAALELQRQWENYEIPVPLKVLDSPYREITRSVLEYVRSIRRDSPRDVVAVFIPEYVVGHWWENLLHNQSALWLKSRLLFTPGVMVTSVPWQLTSSARADHPAARAPGSVRRGEPTTPDQSEDVSTHQ, from the coding sequence GTGTTCAACGTGACAGCAGTTCTCAAACGGCTGGTCATCGGCCGCGCCATGCGCAGTGAGGAGCTGGGCGGGACGCTGCTGCCCAAGCGTCTCGCCCTGCCGATCTTCGCTTCCGACCCGCTGTCCTCGGTGGCCTACGCCACCCAGGAGATCCTGCTGGTGCTCACCCTTGGCGGGCTGGCCTATCTGCATTTCACGCCGTGGATCGCGGCCGCGGTCGTCGCGCTGATGACGGTGGTGGTGCTCTCCTACCGCCAGGTCGTGTACGCCTACCCGAGCGGCGGCGGATCGTACGAAGTCGCCTCGACGAACCTGGGCCCCTCCGCCGGTCTGGTGGTCGCCGCCTCGCTGCTCGTCGACTATGTGATGACCGTGGCCGTCTCGGTCGCCTCCGGAGTCGACAACGTCATTTCGGCCGTGCCCGCCCTGGTCGACTACCGGGTTGTGATGGCGCTGGTCTTCGTGGCCGTCCTGACCGCGATGAACCTGCGCGGGGTGCGCGAATCCGGCCAGGCATTCGCCACCCCGACGTATCTGTTCATCGGCGGGGTGCTGATCATGGTCGGCACGGGCCTGTTCCGCTACCTGCTCGGCGACGCACCGGTGGCCGAGAGCGCCGCGTACGGCATCAAGCCGCAGCCCGGGGACGCGAGCCTGACCGGGCTGGCCCTGACGATGCTGGTCCTGCGTGCCTTCTCCAGTGGCTGTACCGCACTGACCGGTGTGGAGGCGATCTCCAACGGTGTGCCGGCGTTCCGCAAGCCCAAGTCGAAGAACGCGGCGGCCACCCTGGCCGCGATGGGCATCATCGCCATCACCATGTTCGTTGGCGTCACCACGCTCGCCATCGTCGCCAAGGTGCACATCACCGACGACGCCTGCCGGCTCACCGGTCTGACCGGCGACTGCTCCTCGTACACCCAGCGCACCGTCATCGCCCAGCTCGCCGCCGCCGTCTTCGGCGGCGAGAACAGCGTCGGCTTCTACTTCCTCCAGGCCGCCACTGCCCTGGTCCTGATCCTCGCCGCGAACACCGCCTTCAACGGCTTCCCGCTGCTCGCCTCGATCCTTGCCCAGCACCGCTATCTGCCGCGCCAGCTCCACAACCGCGGCGACCGGCTCGCCTTCTCCAACGGCATCCTCGCCCTGGCCGTCGTGGCCGGTGTGCTGCTGTGGGCGTACAAGGCGAATGTCACCAGCCTCATCCACCTCTACATCCTGGGCGTGTTCACCTCCTTCACACTCTCCCAGACGGGCATGGTCCGGCACTGGAACCGTGAGCTGCGCACCGAGATCGACCCGGTGCTACGCCGCCGCCACCACGTCGCCCGTGTCATCAACGCCACCGGCGCGGTCACGACCTTCCTGGTCCTGGTCATCGTGCTGGCCACCAAGTTCACTCAGGGGGCCTGGCTGGCAGTGCTCGCCGCGATCGTGCTCTGGGTGATGATGCGGGGCATCCGCCGTCACTACGACGCCGTCGCGGCGGAAATGGCGGTCACCGACCCGCGAAGCGAGATGATGCCGCCTTCCCGCGTACTGGCCATCGTGCTGGTTTCCACCATCCACAAGCCCACCCTGCGAGCACTGGCCTACGCCCGCGCCTTCAGGCCCGACCATCTGGAAGCACTCACCGTCGCGGTCGACCGCGACGCGGCTCTCGAGCTCCAACGGCAGTGGGAGAACTACGAGATCCCGGTGCCGCTCAAGGTCCTCGACTCCCCGTACCGCGAGATCACCAGATCCGTCCTGGAGTACGTGCGCTCGATCCGGCGCGACAGTCCGCGGGACGTCGTCGCGGTCTTCATCCCCGAGTACGTCGTGGGTCACTGGTGGGAGAACCTGCTGCACAACCAGTCCGCGCTGTGGCTCAAGAGCCGCCTGCTCTTCACCCCTGGGGTCATGGTGACCAGCGTCCCCTGGCAGCTCACCTCCTCCGCCCGAGCCGACCACCCCGCCGCCCGTGCCCCCGGCTCCGTCCGCCGCGGTGAACCCACCACGCCCGACCAGAGCGAAGACGTCAGCACGCATCAGTAG